From a region of the Candidatus Brocadia sp. genome:
- a CDS encoding GAF domain-containing protein → MTTATVDNTILEDIKTVQDTLHDIRCLTKLYQLLQNVRDVNESKNYFHGTLEELNLREIGHALISVLDLERLFPLVNNFIVSGTNSLSGIVALVKGEEVLVKNSIGLPQLTADNMIFKIGEDPIGWIAKHGNSIVVNNFKQDERFYKHAMWYFFGNTLICVPIKVQGKVVGVISVNNKKYGELYTDEEVRFLEMIAGYTSVAIKDSGFYPEYKKLNKIDQLTTTYQNKNNKYLPVTLRSIKTGAFTECDVYLQTVVNQENNYLLYCKGNNLFDDERKESFVKKNVNKIYVAKNGNAQYLRYMEANLRDIMNDELSTRQEKIGIIYNIATNMITDTLKSSNIFVIIERGKEWISVILDFISRDKEVCSNFIKVLMYNGNISNHSVNVAIMGLLFGQYLGISARDLLSLGSGLLFHDIGKMKLDSHASQRDFDKLTKVEKEILRKHPDMGFVVLSSAGNLAKEASLIAKQHHEQYNGEGYPYGLKGEEIHNYSRIAHILDEFEIALSRITEKNTSPVFQVLQHMVKEKDGNYDKELFKRFIKFMQMSANENVIAAPARHNNEVSVTR, encoded by the coding sequence ATGACCACGGCCACCGTAGACAATACAATTCTTGAAGATATAAAAACCGTTCAAGATACGTTACATGATATTAGATGTCTCACGAAGTTATATCAGCTATTACAAAATGTTCGTGATGTAAATGAGTCCAAAAATTATTTTCATGGGACTCTTGAAGAATTAAATTTGAGAGAAATAGGCCACGCTCTGATTTCTGTGCTCGATTTGGAACGATTGTTTCCTCTTGTTAATAATTTTATTGTTAGTGGCACCAATAGTTTATCTGGAATTGTTGCTTTGGTTAAGGGAGAAGAAGTACTTGTAAAAAACTCAATAGGTCTTCCGCAGCTAACAGCAGATAACATGATATTCAAAATCGGTGAAGACCCCATTGGATGGATAGCAAAGCATGGTAATTCAATTGTCGTAAATAATTTTAAACAAGATGAGCGCTTTTATAAACACGCGATGTGGTATTTTTTTGGCAACACCTTGATTTGCGTCCCTATTAAAGTCCAAGGTAAGGTTGTTGGAGTAATAAGTGTAAATAATAAAAAATACGGAGAATTGTATACGGATGAAGAAGTTCGGTTTTTAGAGATGATTGCGGGCTATACATCTGTTGCGATAAAAGATTCCGGCTTTTATCCAGAATATAAAAAGTTGAATAAGATAGATCAGCTTACAACAACTTATCAGAATAAGAACAACAAATATTTACCGGTGACATTGAGAAGCATAAAGACAGGCGCATTTACGGAATGTGATGTGTATTTGCAAACGGTAGTAAATCAAGAAAATAACTATTTGTTGTATTGTAAGGGCAACAACCTGTTCGATGACGAACGGAAAGAATCCTTCGTGAAGAAAAATGTCAATAAAATTTATGTTGCAAAAAATGGAAATGCACAATACCTTCGATATATGGAAGCGAACCTCAGGGATATAATGAATGATGAACTGTCCACACGGCAGGAAAAGATCGGGATCATTTATAACATAGCGACAAACATGATAACAGATACGTTAAAAAGTTCAAATATTTTTGTTATTATCGAAAGAGGAAAGGAATGGATATCGGTTATATTGGACTTTATATCAAGGGATAAGGAGGTTTGTTCAAATTTTATAAAGGTATTGATGTACAATGGAAATATCTCTAACCACTCAGTAAATGTTGCAATAATGGGTTTATTGTTTGGTCAGTATTTGGGTATTTCCGCGAGAGATCTCCTGTCCTTGGGAAGCGGTCTGTTATTTCATGATATCGGAAAAATGAAATTAGACTCGCATGCCTCACAAAGGGATTTTGACAAGTTGACAAAAGTAGAAAAAGAAATATTACGAAAACATCCTGATATGGGTTTTGTTGTATTATCCAGCGCTGGTAATTTAGCTAAAGAAGCTAGTCTCATTGCTAAGCAACACCATGAACAATATAATGGAGAGGGATATCCATATGGTTTAAAAGGTGAAGAAATCCACAATTATAGTCGGATTGCCCATATCCTGGATGAATTTGAAATAGCGTTGTCGAGGATCACAGAAAAAAATACAAGTCCGGTTTTTCAGGTATTACAGCACATGGTAAAAGAAAAAGATGGGAATTATGACAAAGAGTTGTTCAAACGGTTTATTAAGTTTATGCAGATGAGTGCCAATGAAAATGTCATAGCAGCGCCTGCCAGGCATAATAATGAAGTATCGGTTACAAGATGA
- a CDS encoding VWA domain-containing protein, protein MKYGNLSYLYLLAVIPVLSLGYILVFKKRMCDLNTFANLALLQKAGLPIHKRKRWLKAVLMIVGILFLIFALVEPKWGYHWEDVEKKGIDIVIALDTSRSMLADDVKPNRLEVAKREIEDLLHVLGGDRIGLVVFAGSAFPYCPLTSDYGAFRLFLQDVNTNIIPLGGTALAEAIRKGITAFEADSKNHKAIILITDGENHEDDPLKAATAAKEQGIVLYTVGVGKKDGSYIRVRDESGQERLLKDRQGQVVKSRLDEIILNKIALETGGLYTPAYDTRWGLEKIYQESIAKIEESTYKTQRVKRYVNRYQIPLFIAMVLIAMEGFWFEKKVTNVRFR, encoded by the coding sequence ATGAAATACGGGAACCTGAGTTACCTTTACCTGCTTGCCGTAATTCCGGTGTTGAGTCTCGGATACATTCTTGTTTTTAAAAAAAGGATGTGCGACCTCAACACCTTCGCAAATCTCGCATTGTTGCAAAAAGCCGGGCTTCCCATTCATAAGAGAAAACGGTGGCTGAAGGCTGTCCTTATGATCGTCGGAATCCTGTTTTTGATTTTTGCACTGGTCGAGCCGAAATGGGGTTACCATTGGGAAGACGTCGAGAAAAAAGGGATTGATATTGTAATTGCCCTGGATACGTCGCGAAGCATGCTGGCTGATGATGTGAAACCCAATCGGTTGGAGGTGGCAAAAAGAGAGATCGAAGATTTATTGCATGTCCTGGGGGGAGACCGTATTGGTTTGGTCGTATTTGCAGGTTCGGCGTTTCCTTACTGTCCGCTTACGTCAGATTACGGCGCTTTTCGCCTCTTTTTGCAGGATGTAAATACGAATATCATTCCGTTGGGGGGCACTGCCCTGGCAGAGGCGATCAGAAAAGGAATTACTGCGTTTGAGGCAGATTCAAAAAATCACAAGGCGATTATCCTGATTACCGATGGTGAGAATCATGAAGACGATCCGTTAAAAGCGGCCACCGCTGCCAAAGAGCAGGGTATTGTTCTGTATACGGTAGGTGTGGGGAAGAAGGACGGTTCCTATATCAGGGTCAGGGATGAAAGCGGTCAGGAACGATTGCTGAAAGACAGGCAAGGGCAGGTTGTTAAGTCAAGATTGGATGAAATTATCTTAAACAAAATTGCTCTGGAGACGGGGGGGCTGTATACACCGGCATACGATACCAGATGGGGGCTGGAAAAGATTTACCAGGAAAGTATTGCGAAGATCGAGGAGTCTACCTACAAAACCCAGCGGGTGAAGCGGTACGTGAACCGGTATCAAATTCCTCTTTTCATCGCCATGGTTCTTATCGCCATGGAAGGTTTTTGGTTTGAAAAAAAGGTAACGAACGTAAGGTTTCGTTAA
- a CDS encoding helix-turn-helix domain-containing protein has translation MRQAKIQLTEEERAALKSFRSKGQHMIREVNRAHILSALDQNVPEKHTLPVLGVGRTAIWRTRSAYLEKGLDYALHDVVRPGQPVKYGTNQQAEVVALACSAPPKGARRWTIALLTEAIRQQLKLRKISRESIRLFLKKTTVSRGGN, from the coding sequence ATGAGACAAGCAAAAATTCAACTTACCGAGGAAGAACGAGCAGCCTTGAAGTCATTTCGCTCCAAGGGGCAGCACATGATAAGAGAAGTCAATCGTGCGCATATATTATCGGCTTTAGACCAAAATGTGCCTGAAAAACATACTCTGCCTGTTCTGGGTGTTGGCCGCACTGCCATTTGGCGGACACGTTCTGCATATCTTGAGAAGGGCTTGGATTATGCACTTCACGATGTTGTCAGACCCGGTCAGCCGGTAAAATACGGAACCAACCAACAAGCCGAAGTCGTAGCTTTGGCATGTAGTGCACCACCGAAGGGTGCCAGGCGCTGGACAATCGCCTTGTTGACTGAAGCAATAAGGCAACAGCTAAAACTTAGAAAGATTAGTCGTGAAAGTATCCGTCTCTTTCTAAAAAAAACGACTGTAAGCCGTGGCGGAAATTGA
- a CDS encoding glycosyltransferase, producing MFYYETINRYMIQLSACLIVKNEAFLLPYCLDSIGAFVDEIIVVDTGSTDETIKIANKYKAKVSQFPWTEDFSAARNHSISCARGEWILYIDADEAIDRVNAGKIHDAIKRKDIMGITVRQCIPQRINNIATAYYSEYCRIFRRHKDVRFKGKIHEQILPSIERLGGKVLRTDIVFNHWAYGINEEKKRRRAERNLRYLLDEVENAPYDPFVYFNLGITYCELGKKDAAICSLQRTIDLYTGNIKRELIGQAHLWLAKLYLELDNFTKTEYHARMVSSYDPANPLSAYILATIAVVKEQYKTAIEHLEHAIQISKGETGLLPSVEMDLAQMYLELGSCRSASGDTLDAEKDFVRSLEYNPSGALPYVLLGNCRFLDGDKKEAEKMYERALAIDSSLVNASHGIELCRANKK from the coding sequence GTGTTCTATTATGAGACGATTAATAGATATATGATACAACTATCTGCATGCCTTATTGTCAAAAATGAAGCTTTTCTTCTGCCATATTGTTTAGACAGTATTGGTGCTTTTGTAGACGAAATTATAGTTGTCGATACTGGCTCAACGGATGAAACTATAAAAATAGCCAATAAATATAAAGCAAAAGTATCTCAATTCCCATGGACAGAAGACTTTTCGGCTGCACGTAATCATTCCATCAGTTGCGCACGTGGTGAATGGATCCTTTATATTGATGCAGATGAAGCTATTGACAGAGTAAATGCCGGTAAAATCCATGATGCTATTAAAAGAAAGGATATTATGGGTATTACGGTACGTCAGTGCATCCCTCAACGAATCAATAATATTGCCACTGCATACTACAGCGAATACTGTCGCATCTTTCGTCGACACAAGGATGTCCGTTTTAAAGGTAAAATCCATGAACAGATTTTACCTTCCATTGAGCGCCTGGGCGGGAAAGTATTACGTACGGACATTGTATTTAACCATTGGGCTTATGGCATTAATGAGGAAAAAAAAAGGCGCCGTGCGGAAAGGAATCTCCGCTACCTCTTGGATGAAGTCGAGAATGCTCCGTATGACCCTTTTGTATATTTTAATTTAGGGATAACCTATTGTGAGCTTGGGAAGAAGGATGCTGCAATTTGCTCATTACAGCGTACTATTGATTTGTATACAGGAAATATCAAACGTGAACTTATAGGCCAAGCGCATTTATGGCTGGCAAAACTTTATCTGGAATTAGATAATTTTACAAAAACTGAATACCATGCCCGAATGGTTTCTTCGTATGACCCCGCTAATCCATTATCTGCTTATATACTTGCAACCATAGCTGTTGTTAAGGAACAGTATAAAACAGCAATCGAGCATCTCGAACATGCAATACAAATTAGTAAGGGAGAGACAGGTTTGCTTCCAAGCGTTGAAATGGATTTGGCCCAAATGTATTTGGAGTTAGGAAGTTGCCGCAGTGCATCGGGTGATACACTGGATGCAGAAAAAGACTTCGTCAGATCATTAGAGTACAATCCTTCAGGTGCATTACCGTATGTTTTACTGGGAAACTGTCGGTTTCTAGATGGAGATAAAAAAGAGGCTGAAAAGATGTATGAGCGTGCTCTTGCTATTGACTCGTCCTTAGTGAATGCTAGCCACGGTATTGAATTATGTCGAGCTAATAAAAAGTAA
- a CDS encoding transposase, with product MWCIGKLTEEYRQRMYDLLELYTRSYCEDEPVICVDEKSKQLLEQPRLPIPASPGNPVKEDCEYKRAGTRNIFMAVEPKGGCRQVEVTTRRTKRDFVQFIGHLVKKVYVVSERKRTFCKSARSIFYLPIDNFKI from the coding sequence ATGTGGTGTATTGGTAAATTGACTGAGGAATACCGCCAAAGGATGTATGATTTGCTGGAACTCTACACGAGGTCTTATTGTGAGGACGAGCCAGTGATTTGCGTAGACGAGAAGAGTAAGCAGCTTTTGGAACAACCGCGCCTCCCAATTCCTGCCAGTCCGGGCAATCCTGTCAAAGAGGACTGCGAGTATAAACGCGCCGGCACCCGTAATATTTTCATGGCAGTTGAACCTAAGGGTGGTTGTAGGCAGGTTGAAGTGACAACCCGTCGTACCAAGAGAGATTTTGTCCAGTTCATCGGCCATTTGGTAAAAAAAGTCTATGTAGTGTCTGAACGAAAACGCACTTTTTGTAAAAGTGCGAGGTCGATTTTCTATTTACCAATAGATAATTTTAAGATTTGA
- a CDS encoding glycosyltransferase encodes MTIELLLQQGIELTKQGKLHQAAFLFEKIFDVYPEEPRTLFNAAVVADLLGQRNQALNLLHRSINADPTFANPHYYLGQLHLKAGHFTEAYQSFCNTITCDVEFAPAYEGIKIVSSKMNLTPVGDRADIVFYTGGQSFHGRTMEEKGLGGSESALVFMARTLAANGLRVRVFCNCDKPGDYDGVYYANLVDFHIYRQQYLIPVFVSSRSMRPFKIALNAQTRILWIHDHTNVTYLEGENPGRLLLDSIFAISRWQLNEWSRYFRIPNDCFYLTRNGVDLTMFKPCKKRNRNRLVYVSRPNRGLNVLLLLFPYIRQRIPDAELHICTYQLPGDKIDGQIDQLIQQPGVYMRGSLSKTSLASELSIARLMLYPCTFHETSCIAAIEAQASGTPVVTSELAALSETVMNDVSGYLIPGDPHTSEFRCRFIETVVHLVTNEESWQRLSQGARYRTELLYDWNIIAKGWLEKFSQLTRQKSKL; translated from the coding sequence GTGACTATTGAATTGCTTCTTCAACAAGGTATAGAATTAACCAAGCAGGGGAAGTTACATCAAGCCGCATTTTTGTTTGAAAAGATTTTTGATGTTTATCCTGAAGAACCCAGAACGCTTTTTAATGCCGCAGTTGTTGCTGACTTGCTTGGCCAACGAAATCAAGCATTAAATTTGTTGCATCGCAGCATTAACGCTGATCCCACTTTCGCCAATCCTCACTACTATCTGGGCCAATTGCACTTAAAAGCCGGGCATTTTACTGAAGCATATCAGTCCTTTTGTAATACAATTACGTGTGACGTCGAATTTGCTCCTGCATATGAAGGTATAAAAATTGTTTCATCTAAGATGAATTTGACTCCGGTTGGGGACAGGGCTGATATTGTTTTCTACACGGGCGGTCAATCTTTTCACGGTAGAACAATGGAGGAGAAGGGACTCGGTGGAAGTGAAAGCGCTCTTGTTTTTATGGCACGCACCTTGGCTGCAAATGGCCTTCGGGTTCGTGTATTTTGTAATTGTGACAAACCAGGTGATTATGATGGGGTGTATTATGCAAATCTTGTTGATTTCCATATCTATAGGCAGCAATATTTGATACCGGTATTCGTTTCATCTCGTTCGATGCGTCCATTTAAAATTGCTTTGAATGCGCAGACGCGTATTCTTTGGATCCATGATCACACTAACGTAACGTATTTGGAAGGTGAGAACCCTGGCCGCTTATTGCTTGACAGCATTTTTGCTATTAGTCGCTGGCAATTAAATGAATGGTCTCGTTATTTTCGTATTCCCAACGATTGTTTTTATTTAACGCGGAATGGTGTAGACTTAACGATGTTTAAACCTTGCAAAAAAAGAAATCGCAATCGCCTAGTTTATGTCAGCCGTCCCAATCGAGGGTTGAATGTATTGTTGCTCCTATTTCCATATATCCGTCAAAGAATTCCTGATGCTGAGTTACATATTTGTACCTATCAATTGCCTGGCGATAAAATTGATGGTCAGATTGATCAACTAATTCAGCAACCAGGAGTGTATATGCGAGGGAGTTTGTCTAAAACTTCCTTAGCATCAGAACTGTCAATTGCCAGACTGATGTTATATCCCTGTACTTTTCATGAAACATCTTGCATTGCAGCAATCGAAGCGCAAGCATCTGGAACTCCTGTTGTTACCAGTGAACTAGCTGCCTTGTCAGAAACTGTGATGAACGATGTAAGCGGATATCTTATTCCCGGTGATCCTCACACTTCTGAATTTCGATGTCGTTTTATAGAAACGGTAGTTCATCTTGTAACGAATGAGGAATCTTGGCAACGATTAAGTCAGGGAGCTCGCTATAGAACGGAATTGCTATATGATTGGAATATTATAGCCAAAGGTTGGTTGGAAAAATTTTCTCAACTGACAAGACAAAAGAGCAAGTTGTGA
- a CDS encoding BatD family protein, protein MRVDKHCYSILISVFIIMGCVGSLCAQDIQLTATIDQNILTLNDQLKLTLTIHGTHDTAHPSFPAMDGFTLLYGPSISAETRIVNGAVSVSKGYTYVLQPTAKGKFTIGQSTVEYKGKVYSSQPLTVEVVDTPRSADAQAPDLEKLVFVDLNVDKNEAYVYEQIVLSFKFYFQKGLPVGDIDYDAPTTKSFMEEKLGDQRQYEEIRDGILFNVLELRTAIFPMMTGELTISPARVKCNLIVQQRRDRRNTSPDSFFGDAFFDDFFDREQKRYPVERTTNSIALKVKPLPEEGKPREFKGAVGDFHMEVSTKAQHVKVGDPITLSFSIYGEGNIQTINEPALVVNQENDFKMYPAESQTQITNREELIRGRKVFSKVIEPQKPDLKATPAIVFSFFDPRTGHYKTITKEPIPITVEAGEQEVPIQLTLSHDKAMPVKRQVQLLAEDILPIMTNLAALRNQGNLVYQNPFIIGGLFIPAVAVVASFLFRRHKDRLASDIGYARTRRAHAVAKKRLEMAQSALRQNLQGEFYSCLSRAMSDYLADKFNIPPASATEGKVTALLQQRGVKDDIIEEVSRRLKDYDHWRFSRDSGTLNEMERSLQIAEELITKIERQLS, encoded by the coding sequence ATGAGAGTGGATAAACATTGTTACAGCATTTTGATTTCCGTTTTTATCATCATGGGTTGTGTGGGAAGCCTCTGCGCCCAGGATATTCAGTTAACGGCAACTATTGATCAGAATATCCTGACGTTAAACGATCAACTCAAATTGACACTAACTATTCATGGTACTCATGATACTGCACACCCGTCTTTTCCAGCCATGGATGGGTTCACCCTGCTCTATGGTCCAAGCATTTCCGCGGAAACCAGAATCGTGAACGGAGCCGTCTCAGTCAGTAAAGGCTATACCTATGTGTTACAACCTACCGCAAAAGGGAAATTCACCATTGGGCAATCAACGGTGGAATACAAAGGAAAGGTCTATTCTTCTCAGCCGTTAACGGTGGAAGTGGTTGATACCCCCCGTTCTGCAGATGCACAAGCCCCGGACCTGGAAAAGCTTGTCTTTGTTGATTTGAACGTTGATAAAAATGAGGCGTATGTATACGAACAGATCGTGCTGTCCTTCAAATTCTATTTTCAAAAAGGATTGCCGGTTGGTGATATAGATTATGATGCACCGACTACAAAAAGCTTCATGGAAGAAAAGCTTGGTGACCAGAGACAATATGAGGAGATCCGTGACGGTATTCTCTTCAATGTCCTGGAACTGCGTACGGCTATATTTCCGATGATGACCGGAGAACTAACGATATCGCCTGCCAGAGTGAAATGTAATTTGATCGTTCAGCAACGAAGAGACCGGAGGAATACATCGCCTGATAGTTTCTTTGGCGATGCCTTCTTCGATGATTTTTTTGACAGAGAACAAAAGCGATACCCCGTTGAAAGGACTACAAATTCTATCGCGCTCAAAGTGAAACCGTTGCCGGAGGAAGGGAAACCCAGGGAATTTAAAGGTGCGGTGGGCGACTTTCATATGGAAGTCTCAACAAAGGCGCAGCATGTAAAGGTGGGTGATCCGATCACGCTTTCTTTTTCGATCTATGGCGAGGGAAATATCCAGACGATCAATGAACCGGCGCTGGTGGTAAACCAGGAAAACGATTTTAAAATGTATCCCGCAGAATCTCAGACACAGATTACAAACCGGGAAGAACTGATCCGGGGGCGAAAGGTGTTTAGCAAGGTCATTGAGCCTCAAAAGCCAGATCTGAAAGCTACTCCGGCAATCGTGTTTAGCTTTTTCGACCCCCGTACGGGGCACTATAAAACGATTACCAAAGAACCGATCCCCATTACTGTAGAGGCGGGGGAACAGGAAGTACCCATCCAGCTAACGCTTTCTCATGACAAGGCGATGCCGGTAAAACGCCAGGTGCAACTGCTTGCGGAGGATATCCTACCCATTATGACCAATCTGGCCGCATTGCGGAATCAAGGAAATCTTGTTTATCAGAATCCGTTCATCATCGGAGGCCTTTTTATTCCTGCCGTTGCAGTTGTTGCCTCCTTTTTGTTTCGCCGGCATAAGGATCGGCTGGCCTCTGATATTGGATATGCCAGGACGAGACGGGCGCATGCAGTGGCAAAAAAGAGACTGGAAATGGCGCAATCCGCGCTCCGTCAGAACCTGCAGGGAGAATTTTATTCCTGCCTTTCCAGGGCCATGTCCGATTATTTGGCGGATAAATTCAATATTCCGCCGGCAAGCGCTACGGAAGGTAAAGTGACTGCCCTGTTACAGCAACGAGGGGTGAAAGATGATATTATCGAAGAGGTTTCCCGTCGTTTGAAGGACTATGACCACTGGCGATTCTCGAGAGACAGCGGGACATTGAACGAGATGGAGCGTTCGTTGCAGATCGCTGAAGAACTTATTACTAAGATAGAGAGGCAATTATCGTGA
- a CDS encoding flagellin — MSTRINTNIGALNALRSLTDVNNRMSVAQLRLATGKRINNAADDAAGYSIAKKMNVRAKGLGQALNNIGSAKNLLSVGEGHLNNIVEILTQMKAKAIQAADDSLGTSERTAIKAELAALSNQIDLEVQQATWNSKNIFNGTASSNATAGNVLFKFQIGAGNSSTNDLLQFNLLRTGNVSLESGNTGFRASQLRLDASSGGTRLSGNTLAGSLLGSSASAHLLMARLDNAVADVSEALSYIGAVVNRLTYQEATLSVAQTNTEGARSRIEDADMAFEQLESTKLQILQQTASAMLAQANSGPQAILSLFK, encoded by the coding sequence ATGAGTACAAGAATAAACACCAATATTGGTGCTCTAAATGCTCTGCGGTCATTAACTGATGTAAATAATCGAATGTCTGTGGCACAATTGCGTCTTGCCACCGGGAAAAGAATTAATAATGCGGCTGACGATGCCGCTGGGTATAGTATTGCAAAAAAAATGAATGTCCGGGCAAAAGGTCTAGGACAAGCATTAAACAATATTGGATCGGCTAAAAATCTGTTGTCGGTGGGAGAAGGTCACCTGAACAATATTGTGGAGATATTGACACAGATGAAGGCAAAGGCAATTCAGGCTGCGGATGATTCACTTGGCACATCAGAGCGTACCGCCATTAAAGCGGAACTTGCAGCGCTGTCTAATCAAATTGACCTTGAAGTTCAGCAAGCTACATGGAATTCTAAAAATATATTTAATGGAACTGCTTCGAGTAATGCTACTGCAGGTAACGTCCTCTTCAAATTTCAAATTGGCGCTGGAAATAGTTCTACCAATGATTTATTGCAGTTTAATCTGCTGAGGACTGGTAACGTAAGCCTTGAAAGTGGTAATACCGGTTTTCGTGCAAGTCAGCTACGGCTTGATGCAAGTAGCGGTGGGACGCGTCTTAGCGGGAATACGCTTGCAGGTTCCTTATTAGGCTCTTCTGCATCTGCACACTTACTAATGGCCAGGCTAGATAATGCTGTTGCTGATGTATCAGAAGCCTTGAGTTATATTGGTGCCGTGGTAAACAGACTTACTTATCAGGAGGCAACCTTAAGTGTTGCACAAACGAATACTGAGGGAGCACGGAGCAGAATCGAAGATGCTGATATGGCATTTGAACAATTAGAGTCAACGAAGCTCCAGATATTACAACAAACTGCCAGTGCAATGCTTGCACAAGCAAATTCTGGCCCACAGGCTATTCTCAGTCTTTTCAAATAG
- a CDS encoding tetratricopeptide repeat protein — protein MTGILNKKRRMHTSGFFVRVFLVLVSLGWIDPLADKVREGNELYHRGAYDEALDKYVNAQIDSPQISQLDFNIADTQYQRKKYDEAAQWFDKVVQSGSPEMQAKASFNMGNTLYRQGKMKEAMEYYKKAVDFADDLKHKGNESIDTLKNDARYNYEYVERKIKENEQKQQQQQQQAEEDKKNQNQNDQQQKQQDDKDNKEDQRQKENKDEKKENDESQQDQQQPRPEDTPKNDKHSEENRQDQSDTDKQKEQQTQQQQQSQSQQPQGQRQMSKEEAERFLDALDHAEKETRQMMRDKQRLQHKSVEKDW, from the coding sequence ATGACGGGTATACTGAATAAAAAAAGGAGGATGCACACATCGGGTTTTTTTGTGAGGGTGTTCCTTGTGCTGGTTTCCCTGGGATGGATTGATCCACTGGCTGATAAGGTGAGAGAAGGGAATGAATTGTATCATCGTGGTGCCTATGATGAGGCATTGGATAAATATGTTAATGCCCAGATCGATTCCCCTCAGATTTCCCAATTAGACTTTAATATAGCCGATACCCAGTATCAAAGGAAAAAATATGATGAGGCTGCTCAATGGTTTGACAAGGTGGTACAATCCGGCAGCCCTGAGATGCAGGCGAAGGCAAGCTTTAATATGGGGAATACCCTGTACCGGCAGGGAAAGATGAAAGAGGCTATGGAATATTATAAGAAAGCAGTGGATTTTGCTGATGATCTGAAACACAAGGGTAATGAGTCAATCGATACCCTGAAAAACGATGCCAGATATAATTACGAATACGTTGAACGCAAGATAAAAGAAAACGAACAGAAGCAGCAGCAGCAGCAACAACAGGCGGAGGAGGATAAGAAGAATCAAAATCAGAACGACCAGCAGCAGAAGCAGCAGGACGACAAGGACAATAAGGAAGATCAACGCCAAAAGGAAAACAAAGACGAGAAGAAAGAAAATGACGAATCGCAGCAGGACCAGCAGCAGCCTCGCCCGGAAGATACCCCGAAAAACGATAAGCATTCCGAAGAGAACAGGCAGGATCAATCGGATACGGATAAACAAAAGGAACAACAGACGCAACAGCAACAGCAGTCCCAGTCGCAGCAACCTCAAGGCCAGAGACAAATGTCAAAAGAGGAGGCTGAGCGGTTTCTTGACGCGTTAGATCATGCCGAAAAGGAGACACGGCAAATGATGCGGGATAAACAGCGTCTGCAGCATAAGTCTGTTGAAAAGGATTGGTAA
- a CDS encoding tetratricopeptide repeat protein, which produces MQSEIRNPKSKISRDDAVKLFTDANEKYLQAMKLVASNNIPKANQMLQETAELYETALAGGFRNGQIYYNLGNTYYRRGELGKAIANYRRAERLMPGNADLNANLRLVKGATADKELSAEIPVVVRWVFFWLFFLNLNELSFVAISLYVVVMAVLFFSSIRKYACMKKVFIGFASALFVVLVSLGMKIYHEQGVSQGVIIVAKCEVRYGPGEEYEPKFEIHNGAECVIEDEKNDWYRVYVKVGVRQGTGTDTSVGEKTGKDVRRGWLQKKYVDMI; this is translated from the coding sequence GTGCAATCTGAAATCCGCAATCCGAAATCCAAAATTTCAAGAGACGATGCCGTAAAATTATTTACGGATGCCAATGAAAAATATCTGCAGGCGATGAAGCTGGTTGCATCAAATAATATACCGAAAGCAAATCAGATGTTACAAGAAACAGCGGAACTCTATGAGACGGCGCTGGCAGGTGGATTCAGGAATGGCCAGATCTATTATAACCTGGGAAATACCTATTATCGGCGTGGAGAACTGGGGAAGGCAATAGCAAACTACCGAAGAGCGGAACGGCTCATGCCGGGAAATGCCGATCTCAATGCGAATCTGAGACTGGTAAAAGGTGCCACCGCGGATAAAGAATTGTCAGCAGAAATTCCTGTTGTGGTGAGGTGGGTATTCTTTTGGTTGTTTTTCCTGAACCTGAACGAATTATCGTTCGTGGCAATATCGTTGTACGTCGTGGTGATGGCCGTCTTGTTCTTTTCGAGCATCCGTAAATATGCATGCATGAAAAAGGTATTCATTGGTTTTGCTTCAGCCCTCTTTGTCGTCTTGGTGTCCCTGGGCATGAAAATTTATCATGAGCAAGGAGTGAGCCAAGGGGTGATTATTGTTGCAAAGTGCGAGGTGCGATACGGACCCGGAGAGGAATATGAGCCGAAATTTGAAATCCATAATGGCGCCGAATGCGTGATTGAGGATGAGAAAAACGATTGGTACCGGGTATATGTAAAGGTAGGAGTAAGGCAAGGCACAGGCACCGATACAAGTGTCGGAGAGAAGACAGGCAAAGACGTGAGGAGAGGATGGTTGCAAAAAAAATATGTGGATATGATTTAG